The Stigmatella ashevillena genomic sequence CCCTCACATGCGCGGACGAAAGCGTTCTCGGCCTGCTGCGGCTCGCCTTGCCGCAAGAGCTCCGGGCCCCACTGGCTGCAGGCATCGGCTTCGCCGCGCTCGCATTCCAAGGGGATGTTGCCGCGAGAGGTGGCGCACGCTCCAGCCAGGAGCGGCACCACCACCGCGAAGAGCCTCGTCACCCGCCGCGCATGACACGCAGCGGGCCACGGAGGGGCGGCACAGCAAGGGGACTCCATGGGCGTTCTCCAGGACAACACCCCTGGAGAATACCGCACCTGTCTCTTCTCGCTCCGGCGCGCCTTGTCCCTCCAGCAAGCGGGCTACTCCACGACGTGCGCGTGGGTGGTGCCCGTCGAATCCAGGAAGAAGAGCGTGAAGCCCACGGGCGTCTCCGCTCCCCACTTCTCAACATAGACGTTCCACTGCAGCCCTCCCGGTGCATCGTGCTTGAAGACCACCATCGGCCAGCGGCCCGGCCCGTCACAGATGGCAACCCCGGCATTGCCCCCCATGCGCCAGATGGCCCCGCCGGAGCCGACCAGAAGCACCGGCACCCAGTCATTGGGAACCGTGTCGGACGAGATCAGCCAATCGGGCTGATCACCGGCACCCCCAATCGGATTCGCACACGACGTCCCCGCGAACCCGCTCGTCGACAAAGGCTCGTACCGCGAACCCGCCTGCGCGCTGCCTGCCAGCGCAAGGGTTGCCACCACGCTGAGAATGCAACCCAATCGAACCTGTGCCATCACGTTGTCTCCTATCGGTGGATGCGTCCATCCCTGGGCAGCGCCGGTGACGGCACCCCGCAGGCACCACCCATGATCGTCAAAACCGGGCACACGGCATCGGACCGAGGAAGGGGGGGAACCTACGACCAAAGTCGAAGCTCGACCGAGCCATGGACGCCGCGCCCCATTTGCTTCGGGCACCAATGACCCCGTTTTGACGCTCTGCGTCTGCCATCACCCGCGGCACTTCGGATCTTCCCGGTTCGCGGCCTGCTGATATGACGGGGCCCGGAGAGGGACCCCGACATATGGCGAAGCACATCCTCGGCATGATCCTGGCCGGAGGCCAGGGAACTCGTCTCGCACCACTCACCGCGAAGCGCTCGAAGCCCGCCGTTCCCTTCGGCTCGAAGTTCCGCATCATCGACTTCGCACTCAACAACTTCATCAACTCAGGCATCTACTCCATCTATGTCCTGACGCAGTTCAAGGCGCAGTCGCTCACCGAGCACATCCAGCGGGGCTGGCGCTTCGGCTCGTTCCTCTCGGACTACTTCATCACGCTGGTGCCGGCGCAGATGTACCGCTTCGAGGAGCTGGGGCCTGTCTGGTACCGAGGCACGGCGGACGCCATCTACCAGAACCTCCACCTGGTGGAGAACAACGCGGCGGAGCACGTGGCCATCTTCTCCGGTGACCACATCTACAAGATGAACGTCGCGCACATGGTGGAGATGCACGAGTCCCAGCGCGCGGACATCACCATCGCCGCGTACCCGACGCCGCTGGCGGACGCCCATCGCTTCGGCATCATGCAGGTGGACGAGCGGGGCCGCGTCACCGAGTTCCAGGAGAAGCCCAAGGACGCCAAGCCGATGCCAGACCGGCCCACCATGGCCCTGGCCAGCATGGGCAACTACATCTTCCGTCGGCAGGTGCTCCAGGATCTGCTGGAGGAGGATGCGCGCCAGGAGAGCTCACAGCACGACTTCGGCAAGAACATCCTCCCCAAGGCGCTGAAGGACGGCTACCACATCCAGTATTACGACTTCACCCGCAACCCCATCCCGGGACGGGACGCGCCGAACACGTACTGGCGGGACGTGGGCACGCTGGAGGCCTACCACGAGGCCTCCATGGATCTGGTCTCGGTGAACCCGGAGTTCGACCTGTACAACCCCGGCTGGGCGCTGCGGACGGCCAACGAGTACAGCCCGCCGGCGAAGTTCGTCCACGAGGCCGGGGACCGGATGGGCCGAGCCCTCAACTCGCTGGTGGCGGGGGGCTGCATCATCTCCGGCGGCGTGACACGCGAGAGCATCCTCTTCCGCTGGGCCCGGGTGAACTCGTACGCGGAGGTCACCCGCTCGGTGCTCTTCGATGGGGTGGACATCGGCCGTCACGCCAAGGTGAAGAACGCCATCATCGACAAGGGGGTGCGCGTCCCGCCCAACGCGACCGTCGGTTATGATCTGGAACAGGACAAGGCGCGCGGCTTCACCGTGACCGACTCGGGCATCGTCGTCGTTCCGAAGAACTACCGGTTCGCCTGAGGTTCTGGCAGGAGGCACCACGGGACGGAACATGAGGCGGAGACTCTGGAGGGTACTCCCGGCGCTGCTGGCGCTGGGCCTGCTGGGGCTCCTCCTCGCCACACCGGATGCGCTGCGCGGCCTCTCCCTGGTGCTCCGGGCTTCGGGAAGGCAGGACGGCTGGGCAGGAACCCTCACCTCCTGGAGAACCCAGCCCGTCGAGGTCTCCAACCTCCAGATTCCCTCCCGGCACGGCCCCCTGCGGGCCCGCCTCTACTGGCCCCAGGAGCACCGGGGCCACACGGTGGTGCTGACGTCCGGTGTCCACGCGGATGGCATCGACGAGCCCCGGCTGGTGACGCTGGCAAGAGCCCTCGCCACGGAAGGCCTTCCCGTGCTCACCCCCGAACCGGTGGATCTGCTCCGCTATGAAATCACCCCGCGCCTCACGGACATGCTCGAGGACGCGGCCGTCTGGACCGCCCAACAGCCCCACCTTGCGCCCGACGGCAAGGTGAGCCTCTTTGGAATCAGCTTCTCGGGCGGGCTCTCCGTGGTGGCGGCCGGACGGCCCCGCCTGAAGGACAAGGTGGCGGCCACGTTGTCGCTTGGGGGCCATGGAGATCTCTCGCGCGTGCTGGCCTTCCTCTGCACGGGGGTCACACCCGATGGCCAGCCCCTGAAGCCTCATGACTACGGCGTGGTCATCATCCTTCTCAACGTGGCCGGTCAGCTCGTCCCGCCGGAGCAGGTGGAGCCTCTGCGCGCGGCCATCCGCACCTTCCTGCGCGCATCCCACCTCACCCTGACGGACACGAGGCGGGCCGAGGAGACCTTCGATGAGGCCCGGCGGATGCAGGCCCGGATGCCAGAGCCCTCCTCTCGCCTGATGGAATACGTCAACACGCGCGATGTGGCCGCGCTGGGCCCGCTGCTGCTGCCTCACGTCCAATCCTTCGCGGAGAACCCCGCCGTCTCCCCCGAACGCTCCCCGGCCCCCACGTCACCCGTCTATCTGCTGCACGGAGCGGACGACACGGTCATTCCCGCGATCGAGTCGGCGCTCTTGCTCCGAGCGCTGAAGCCTCACACCGAGGTTCACCGCCTCGCCACCCCACTCATCACCCATGCCGAATTCGATCGGAGCGCGGGCATGAGGGATGTCTGGAGACTCATCGCCTTCTGGGCGGGGCTGCTCGCGGAATAGAGCGGGAGGGGATGAGCGGCTACAGGCCCCCATGAGCCCCCATGTGGGCATGGGAGCCCCTCGTGTACGAAGAGCAGACAGCATGTCGCCCGTTGCATCACCGTCCCTCGGGATGAGTCCACTTGTTGGAGGATCCCCGCGTGGAGAACTTCGGTTCCGCGACAGGGTCATGTAGACAACGGGGAGAGAAAAGGATGACACAAGGTATGAGCAGTCAGCGAGTCTTCAAGAGCGCAGTCGGCGTGCTCTCCTGCCTCTTCCTGCTGGCATGCGACACTGAAGGGGAGTGGTCCTCCGAGGACTACTTCCCTCAGGACGAGCCGCTTCAAGCGCAGGATCCGGCCCCCTCGGCGCCCACGGGGAAGAACTGGTTTGTCAGCCCCCAGGGCTCGGATGAGGGCCGTGGCACGCGCGAGTCTCCGCTGCGCACCCTCGTCCGGGCCACGGCGCTCGCCAAGGCAGGCGATGCCATCCGGGTGCTTCCCGGCGTGTACGCTGAGACCCTGGTCCTCGAGTCCAAGGGCTCCGGCGACCCGGTCTTCCTCCTCGGCGAAGGCTCACCTCGTCCCACCCTGGTGCCCAACCGTCAGGACCGGGGCTCGCTCATCCGCGTGAAGGGGCGTTGGCGGCTGGAGAACCTTCACATCGACCTAGGCGGGGCCCCGATGGTGGCCGTCGTCTTCGAGAACGGCGGCCACCACTCGGTTCTGTCCAAGAGTGAGCTTCACCATGGGACCGCGGGCACGGGGGTGCTCGTGGACGGCGCGGAGAACGTCACGATCCAGCACAACACCCTCCACCACTTCATCAAGCCGGGAGACGACTCCCACGGCGTGACGGTGGTGGGCCCCTCGCGCAACGTCGTCATCTGGGACAACGACATCCACCACAACTCGGGCGATTCCATCCAGTGTCAGGCGGGCAAGGGCCCCGCCGAGGCCGTGCTCATCGACGGCAACACGCTGCACGAGGATGGAGAGAACGGGGTGGACATCAAGCGGTGCCACGAGGTCACCGTCCGCAACAACCGCCTGTTCGGCTTTCCCAACCAGGACATCCGCAACGCGGGGACTTCCGCCGGAGAGGCCGTCGTCATCCACGAGGCCGCCCGCGGCATCAAGATCCAGAACAACGACATTTCCGATGCGGGCCGTGGCATCTCCGTGGTGGGGGACAGCACGTTTCCCGAAGGCGTGTGGCTGGAGAGCAACACCATCCAGGACATCCACAGCCGCACGAAGGGCAACGGCCATGGCATCCGCATCGAGGTGGCCAAGCACGTGAAGCTGTTGGACAACACCCTGGCGAACACGGCCAGCTACGGGATGATGGTGGCCGCCGATGGCAAGGAAGTCCAAGGGCTCATCATCCGCAACAACACCCTCCGGGGAGGGGCTCAGTCCCTGCTGCTCCGCCTGGGGCACGAGCGCCTCCGCCCCGGTCTCATCCTGGAAGGCAACCGCTATGCCCGCGGTGGCATCCTCCAGGCCGATGGGGTGAAGGAGAAGCTCAGCGGCACGAACGCTCACCTCGAGGAGAATTTCTCTGGAGAGCGGCTGACCCTCTCCTCTCAGGCAAGCCTCGATGCGTGGCGGCAAGTGCTCGAGGCGGACGTCGGGGCGGGCCTACTGGAATGAGGGCGCCTCCCGGATTCACTCCGGCTCGGAGATGGGAAACCGGAGGAGCCCCAGCCGCGGTGTGCCCCCCTGATTCGCGGTCATGAAACCGAAGTTGGTGACATACATCCAGCGGCGGCCGTCCTGCTCGACGATGGCCAGGCTGGCGGGGCCATCGAATACACCAGCCGCCTCCACCGTGTGAATGCGCTTGTCCGGGGTGATCCGGAGGATGCGGTTGGCCCGGTTCATCGACACCCACAGGCTGCCGTCCTTCGGGTCCCTCAGCACGTCATCGGCCCCGAAGAAGCCCTTGCAATCCGGACCGAGCACGGGCTCCGGGGTCCCCGCCCGGCCGTCGGGCATGACCGGAATGCGCACCAGCGAAGCCCGGTCGCTGCTGACGACCAACACGCTGTCCCCATCGAACGTCAGGCCATTGGCGCCAATGGGAAAGGGAATCTCCGCCGCTCCACAGAAGGCGTTGTCTCCCTGGAGCGAGGGGGCCGCGGCCCACTTCTCGCCCTGCCCTTCTGGACCAAACACGAACACGGCCCCGGTGGCGGAATCCGTGACGAACAGGCGCCCCTTCGCGTCGAACTTCAGTCCATTGGGGAAGGCCAACTCCGGGTGGCTGGCAAAGAGGGTGGCCTCTTCTTCCTGGGCCGCGAGCCGGTAGATGCCCGTGCGAATCTGCGGTGAATATGAGGCCAGCCCCGCGTAGAGGTTGCCCTTCGCATCGAAGACCAGGCCGGTGAGGAAGCCTGCCTTCGGCGGAATCGCGGGCCAGCGCCCATAGGGCGTCACCGCCCCCGAGGAAGAGATCCGGAGCACCTGTCCCGTGGGCGCCATGCCGACATAGGCATCCCCGCCCTGCACGGCGAGCCCTTCGGGAAATTGGCCTTGGGCCACATCAAAAGCGAGGAGCAGGCTGACAGGAGGCGGCGCGCCCCCCGAAGCCTCTTGAGGCCGCTGCCGGGCGGCACACCCCACCGCGAGGACGGCCAGAACGACAGCATGGTGCAGCTTCATGGTATTCCCTCCCAGATCCCTCCACGACTCTAGTGGATCCTGTCCGGCTCCAGGAGCCAGACTTCTGGAAAGGGCCTTCAGCCCGGCAGCCCAGGGCCGAGCCCGCCAGCGGCTTGTTCACCGTGGCGGGCACTCGTTGACGGCGGCGCGGCGTGCCGACTCACAAATCCGGCGGCGGCCGCACACCCAGATGGCAGGCGCGCAGGGCGAGCTGGGTCCGGTTCTCGGCTCCCAGCTTGCGGTACAGCTGCGTCACGTGAGACTTCACCGTGCGCTCGGCGATCTGCAGGTGCGCGGCGATCTTCAGATTGTCCGCGCCGCCCGCCACATAGCCCAGCACCTCGCGCTCACGCTGTGTGAGCGCATTCAGCACGCTGGCTGGCTGCGTGGCCACGGGCGGATGCTCGAAGTCATTGCGCAGCAGTTGCACGGGGAACAGCCGCTCGCCCCGGATCAGCCCGTGAATGGCGGTCGCCACCGCGCCCACGCCCAGGCCGGCGCGGAACAGATAGCCCGAGGCCCCCTCATCGAAGCACTGGGAGATGATGTCTGGAGCGCTGACCGCCGACAGCATCAGCATCCGGACCTCCAAGCGGCGCTTGCGCGCCTCGCGCAGGAGGTTGAGCCCCTCCGTGACCGAGCACCCGACCGTGGCCTCGTGATCCGGCTCGACATCCAGAATGGTGACCTGCGGTGGATCCGTTCCCAGGCTGTCGAGCAGGGTCCTCACGTCACGCGTGACGGACATGACGTTCAGTCCCTCACTGCGCAATCCGTCGGCGAGCCCCTGCCACGCGGACCATGGACCTTCAAGAACGGAAATACGAACCGATAGCTGATTTTGTGCCATGCTAAGCCCCCCAGCTGCCATGGCGTACGACTGGCTTTTTGAGACTACGACTTCAAGGTCTGCTTCGACGGGATGTTTCAACCCGAGTGTCGATACGGGTCCGACGAATGTCCTGAAGCCAACCTTGTTCTGAGCAACCGACCGCGGTGCTGCTGAAAGTGATTCGTCTCCGGCTCACACCTCCTGGCATTGCGGACCCAGTGGCCTTACCCCGAAAGAGACTCTACCACTGAATCCCTGCTTTGAGCGAGTCAACTCGCGACGGACTGTCAAGTGCTCACGCATCGGCCTGAAGTCTAGAGAGTCCATACCCTGGGGCATGCATCCATCCAGTGGAAGACAAGGGGGGCCCCCCCCCGGGTAATGCCCTCTTGCAAAGAGCGTCCCGTGCTCGCCAGAGCGCGTTCCGGAGAGCAGGCGGCATATGCTGGAGGCCGCGATGGCGTTTTCCCCCTCCCCCAGCCTTGACGTGGCCACCCCTGAGCGCGTGGCCCTCACCCTGCCAGTGGCTGGCATCGGCTACCGATGCCTTGCCTGGCTCCTCGATGCGGCGATCCTCTTCTTCTTCTGGGTCATCGCCTACTTCGTCTTTTCGCTGCTCGTCTCGGATGTGCTCGGGGCCTTCCGGGCCTTGTCCGGGCTGGGGCAGACCCTGCTCGTCGTGGGGATCTTCGCCACCCAGTGGCTGTACTGGACGGTGGCCGAGGTCGTCTCTCACGGGCAGACGCCAGGCAAGCGGCTGACGGGTATCCGGGTCGTCCGCTCGGATGGCTCGCCCGTGGGGGTGTACGAGAGCGCCGTACGGAACCTGCTGCGGGCGGTGGATTTTCTGCCCCTGCTCTACGCCACTGGCTGCATCACCATGCTCTTCACCCCGCAGCACCGCCGACTGGGAGATCTGCTGGCCGGGACCGTCCTGGTGCGCGAGGAGCGCATCAACCTGGACCGGTACACGGCGTCGGCCGCCGCCGTGCCCGCCGGGGTCCCGTCCGGGGCCGTGCGCCTGGGGCCCGAGGACGTGGACCTCATCCTCGACTTCCTCGAGCGCACCCCGTGGCTGGAGCCTGAGGCCCGGCAGCGGCTGGGAGCGCGGCTGGTGGAGCGCTTCGGGGGGCTGGAGGAAGCCGAGCGCGCCAGGGTGCTTGCGTCTCCAGAGACGCTCGAGGGGTTTCTCCGGGCACGGGCCCAGGCGGTGAGCTGACGTGGCCACGCCCCTGCCCGCCTTCGTCGCGCGTCGGCGTCCGGATTGGGATGCCCTGCGGGCGCTGCTGGCCCGGCAACGGGCGGGCACCTTGCGGCTGGACGAGCTGCGCACGCTCGATACCCTCTACCGCCGAGCCGCCTCGGACCTGGCGCACGCGCAGACCTTCTACCCCGCCACGGACGCCCACCGCTTCCTCAACCAACTCTGTGGCCAGGCCTACGCCGCCATCTACCAGCCACCTCGGGAGCGTTGGGAGGCCGTGCGGGGCTTCTTCTGGCGCGATTTTCCCGCCACCCTGCGGACCGAGGGGCGCTTTGTCGCCACGAGCGGAGGGCTCTTTGTCCTGGGGCTGCTGCTGGGCGCGCTGGTGGTGCTGCTGGAGCCCCGGGGCGCGGAGCTGCTCGTGCCGGAAGGGGTCCGCTCCTACGTGGCCCAGGGGCGGATGTGGACGGACGATCTGCTCTCCGTGGCACCGCCCAACGCGGTGTCCTCCAGCATCGCCACCAACAACCTCACCGTCATCATCTTCACCTTCGCCTCGGGCATCCTCTTGGGCCTGGGCACGGTGTTCACCCTCGTCAACAACGGGGTGCAGATCGGCGCCATCGCCGCCCTCTGTTCCCGCGAAGGCCTGGGAGGGGCGCTGCTGGACTTCGTGTCCGCTCACGGCCCGGTGGAGCTGTCCATCATCGTTATCGCGGGCGGCGCGGGGTTGATGCTGGGCCAAGCGCTCATCGATCCGGGAGAACTGCCCCGGGGCCAGGCGCTGGCCCTGCGTGGCAAGGCCGCCGTGAAGCTGGTGCTGGGCTGCGCGCCCTTCCTGGCCGCGATTGGCGCCGTCGAGGGCTTCATCTCCCCGGGCAGCCTGTTCCCCACCTGGCTCAAGGCGGGGCTCGGGCTGACGCTGGGAACGCTCTTCTGGACCTACCTGCTCCGGGCCGGCAGGGGCGAAGCGCTCTCCTCGACGAGGCTTCGCTGAACCATGGACTCCGCGCGCTTGCGCTGCCGGTGGCGGAGGATCTTCTCGTAGGCACCGTTCAGCTCGCGCATCTTCTCCACCGAGCCACCCCGGTCCGGGTGCCGCTCCAGCGCCAGCTCGCGGTAGCGCGTGCGCACCGCCTCCGCCGAGTCCAGGGGCGACACCCCCAGCACGTGGTACGGGTCCTGCTCTTCCAGGGCGTTGAGCCAGCGATCCAGCCGGTCCTTCACCTCCAGGAAGCGCGCATCCTGCGCGGAGGTATCCTTCGCCGGGTGGGTGCGCATCTTGGCATCCGAGCGGAAGATGTCCGTGTAGGTGCTGGAGACCCAGCGGTGACAGGAGCCGCAGCGGAAGTACTTCACCCGCCGTCCGCTTCCTTCATGTAGGGTCATCCGAACGCCGCAGTGCGTGCACTCGACTTCGACGTTCTCCAGGGTCTGCCAACTCACCACCGCCGGATTCATGGCTGCTTCTCGCTCTCCTGTGTGGGCGCAACACGCCTGTAGCACCCACAAGGTCTCACGAGAAAAGCACCCGTCAAGAATTCAACCGTCTGGCTGCCGTGGCGAGGAAGGCAGTGGTGGTAGAACCCCGAGGCCTCCTCCCCCCTTCGGGCCCGCCATGCGTCACCTGCTGTTCGCCAGCCTCTTGCTCTCCCCCGTCGCGGCGTTCGCCCAGGGCGCGCCTCCGGCCCCCTCGGCCCTTCAGACCCACGAGGGGCCTCCGGCCTCCAGTGGGGGGGCGACGAGCGAGGACACAGCGCTGCTGCGCGGCCTGCTGTGGGCCACCGAGCCTACCCCGGACGAGATTCGGGCCATGGCCATCGAGGATCTGGCGCTCCTGGGAGATCCCCGTGCCCTCAACCCGCTGGCCTTGCTGCTGGGGGATCCCAACCCCCGGGTCCAGGCTTCCGCCCTGCGCGCCGTGGCCCTCTTCCAGCATCCGCGCGCCGAGGAGCTCCTCACCCAGGTGGTCCGCCACCCCCGCCTGCCGGATGCCCTGAAGATCCAAGCCCTGGACGGACTGCTCTACCAGCGCACCGCCTCCGCGCGCGCGACCGTGGTGGCCGCCTCGAAAGACCCCCGCCTGCCCTCCGCCCTCCAGTCCGCCGCGCTCGCCGTGGTAGCCCGATGGGACAGCCCCCGAAAGTAGCCCTCCCCGGCAGGCGACTTCTCGGCGGGAGTCCTTCGGTCAGCCCAGGTGCGTGCTGTTTCAGGCCGCGGGGGTACGTGTAGCGACCTCACCATCCACGGGAGCGTCCTCGATGCCCAGCCGCCGCTCGAGTATCTGCTCCAGGTAGAGGACGTGATCCTTCTCGGTGAGTCCGGTGAGCAGCTTCACCGTCTGGCCCGAACGCTCCATCCCCATGAGCTCGTAAGTGAAGGTGGCTCGGCCATCGTTCGAGGTGACTTTTTCCCTGCCATAGAGCTGGGTCAACCGGCGGCCCAGCACGTTCAGGTTGCCATGCCAAGGCAAAGGGCCATGGCGAATGATGAGCCGGTCGCGGCTGACTTCGATCGTCGTGCGATTCACCAGCCCCGCCAGTGTGTAGTAGCTGAGCCCCACTCCCACGGCAACGTGCGCAATGGGGAAGATGATCGCGATGAGCGGCGTGTTCTCCGTCGAAAACGCGATGCCGTACCAGGTGAAGAGGAAGCTGTCCCACGCGATGCAGAAGAAGATCAGGATGATGTGGACGAAGGAGAACCAGCGCCAGGAGATGCGCGTCCTCGTGCCGTCATCATCGAACCGGAACTTGGGAGGAAGCGGGGCCTTGGCGCGGACGAGCCTGGGCTTGTCCTGCGCCGGCATCGTGAGCCCCTTCGCTTTGCGTCCGGACAGATCGTAGACCGCATTGCACGCGTGGCACTTGGCCACGGCAATGTCCAGCCGGACATCCTCCGGTCTCAAGGGGGCGCGGCAGACTTCACAGACGAGCTGCATGATCCGGGGACTCCAAGTGAGCTTTCCCAGAGTCTATGGCACTTTGTGGCCTACCTCCTACCGAGCCAGTGACGATGCTCAACCAGGATGTGTTTGAAGCGAACCGGCGAACAACGGAGACCTTTGTCTTTCATGGCGTGCGCTTCACCTTGGAAAAGCAAGGAGTTTTTTCGGCTCTTTCCTGCTGTAATCTGTTTGAAAGATTTCCCAGCTAGACCGAGGAGCCTTGAAGATGCGCCAGTATCGAATGAAGTCCTTGCTGAGTCCTTTGTTCGCTGGGTTTCTTGGGATGGCCTGTGGCGGTGCCGAGGAATCTCCGCCCAGCCCCTCCTCGCCGACCCTTGGGGTCCAGGAGTCAGCACTGTGCTCCGCCGTCAGCGTCACCTCGCTGACCCTGACGGGGGCAAGTACCTATCAAGGTGAGCTGGCCGGAAACGGAACCTG encodes the following:
- the glgC gene encoding glucose-1-phosphate adenylyltransferase, with the protein product MAKHILGMILAGGQGTRLAPLTAKRSKPAVPFGSKFRIIDFALNNFINSGIYSIYVLTQFKAQSLTEHIQRGWRFGSFLSDYFITLVPAQMYRFEELGPVWYRGTADAIYQNLHLVENNAAEHVAIFSGDHIYKMNVAHMVEMHESQRADITIAAYPTPLADAHRFGIMQVDERGRVTEFQEKPKDAKPMPDRPTMALASMGNYIFRRQVLQDLLEEDARQESSQHDFGKNILPKALKDGYHIQYYDFTRNPIPGRDAPNTYWRDVGTLEAYHEASMDLVSVNPEFDLYNPGWALRTANEYSPPAKFVHEAGDRMGRALNSLVAGGCIISGGVTRESILFRWARVNSYAEVTRSVLFDGVDIGRHAKVKNAIIDKGVRVPPNATVGYDLEQDKARGFTVTDSGIVVVPKNYRFA
- a CDS encoding right-handed parallel beta-helix repeat-containing protein encodes the protein MSSQRVFKSAVGVLSCLFLLACDTEGEWSSEDYFPQDEPLQAQDPAPSAPTGKNWFVSPQGSDEGRGTRESPLRTLVRATALAKAGDAIRVLPGVYAETLVLESKGSGDPVFLLGEGSPRPTLVPNRQDRGSLIRVKGRWRLENLHIDLGGAPMVAVVFENGGHHSVLSKSELHHGTAGTGVLVDGAENVTIQHNTLHHFIKPGDDSHGVTVVGPSRNVVIWDNDIHHNSGDSIQCQAGKGPAEAVLIDGNTLHEDGENGVDIKRCHEVTVRNNRLFGFPNQDIRNAGTSAGEAVVIHEAARGIKIQNNDISDAGRGISVVGDSTFPEGVWLESNTIQDIHSRTKGNGHGIRIEVAKHVKLLDNTLANTASYGMMVAADGKEVQGLIIRNNTLRGGAQSLLLRLGHERLRPGLILEGNRYARGGILQADGVKEKLSGTNAHLEENFSGERLTLSSQASLDAWRQVLEADVGAGLLE
- a CDS encoding SMP-30/gluconolactonase/LRE family protein, with translation MKLHHAVVLAVLAVGCAARQRPQEASGGAPPPVSLLLAFDVAQGQFPEGLAVQGGDAYVGMAPTGQVLRISSSGAVTPYGRWPAIPPKAGFLTGLVFDAKGNLYAGLASYSPQIRTGIYRLAAQEEEATLFASHPELAFPNGLKFDAKGRLFVTDSATGAVFVFGPEGQGEKWAAAPSLQGDNAFCGAAEIPFPIGANGLTFDGDSVLVVSSDRASLVRIPVMPDGRAGTPEPVLGPDCKGFFGADDVLRDPKDGSLWVSMNRANRILRITPDKRIHTVEAAGVFDGPASLAIVEQDGRRWMYVTNFGFMTANQGGTPRLGLLRFPISEPE
- the fruA gene encoding response regulator transcription factor FruA, producing MAQNQLSVRISVLEGPWSAWQGLADGLRSEGLNVMSVTRDVRTLLDSLGTDPPQVTILDVEPDHEATVGCSVTEGLNLLREARKRRLEVRMLMLSAVSAPDIISQCFDEGASGYLFRAGLGVGAVATAIHGLIRGERLFPVQLLRNDFEHPPVATQPASVLNALTQREREVLGYVAGGADNLKIAAHLQIAERTVKSHVTQLYRKLGAENRTQLALRACHLGVRPPPDL
- a CDS encoding RDD family protein, whose translation is MAFSPSPSLDVATPERVALTLPVAGIGYRCLAWLLDAAILFFFWVIAYFVFSLLVSDVLGAFRALSGLGQTLLVVGIFATQWLYWTVAEVVSHGQTPGKRLTGIRVVRSDGSPVGVYESAVRNLLRAVDFLPLLYATGCITMLFTPQHRRLGDLLAGTVLVREERINLDRYTASAAAVPAGVPSGAVRLGPEDVDLILDFLERTPWLEPEARQRLGARLVERFGGLEEAERARVLASPETLEGFLRARAQAVS
- a CDS encoding stage II sporulation protein M; protein product: MATPLPAFVARRRPDWDALRALLARQRAGTLRLDELRTLDTLYRRAASDLAHAQTFYPATDAHRFLNQLCGQAYAAIYQPPRERWEAVRGFFWRDFPATLRTEGRFVATSGGLFVLGLLLGALVVLLEPRGAELLVPEGVRSYVAQGRMWTDDLLSVAPPNAVSSSIATNNLTVIIFTFASGILLGLGTVFTLVNNGVQIGAIAALCSREGLGGALLDFVSAHGPVELSIIVIAGGAGLMLGQALIDPGELPRGQALALRGKAAVKLVLGCAPFLAAIGAVEGFISPGSLFPTWLKAGLGLTLGTLFWTYLLRAGRGEALSSTRLR
- a CDS encoding J domain-containing protein, coding for MNPAVVSWQTLENVEVECTHCGVRMTLHEGSGRRVKYFRCGSCHRWVSSTYTDIFRSDAKMRTHPAKDTSAQDARFLEVKDRLDRWLNALEEQDPYHVLGVSPLDSAEAVRTRYRELALERHPDRGGSVEKMRELNGAYEKILRHRQRKRAESMVQRSLVEESASPLPARSR
- a CDS encoding HEAT repeat domain-containing protein — encoded protein: MRHLLFASLLLSPVAAFAQGAPPAPSALQTHEGPPASSGGATSEDTALLRGLLWATEPTPDEIRAMAIEDLALLGDPRALNPLALLLGDPNPRVQASALRAVALFQHPRAEELLTQVVRHPRLPDALKIQALDGLLYQRTASARATVVAASKDPRLPSALQSAALAVVARWDSPRK